DNA sequence from the Coffea eugenioides isolate CCC68of chromosome 9, Ceug_1.0, whole genome shotgun sequence genome:
CACCTTGCGCTAACAGTTAACATCTTGTGGCAAGTATGGAAAAGCAGAAATGAATGGGAATTCAACAACAAACAAAGACATGCCTTGGCTACTATCCAGAAAGCTCAAGAGGAATGGATGGAGTTCAGCGAAGCCTACAAACAGCAGGAGAAAGCGAGCACAGCAGAAACAGATGCTTACCAAATGCAAAGAATAGAATCAGAGAATGCAGAGGTGATCAAAGTTAAGGTTGCTGCTCTGAGCAAACTAAACAGCAATAAGGTTGGAATAGGTGTAACTGCTATGACTGAAGGTGATGCGATTGTTGCAGCCTGGGCTATTAATGAAAGAAGTTACAATTGTACTCAATTGGACGAGGCCGAGGCTATCAAGATAGCTATGTGTAAATTGGCTGTCAGAGGTTGGAGAAAAGTCAAGATCCAAAGCTGCAACAAACACCTGCATCAGCAAATTAGCGCGGGGAGTGCATCAAATATCAAGCTGCATACTCTTGTGGAGGATATTCTTAGCTTGAAAGTGCTGTTTCAAATGTGCTCTTTTGGTAATATATCTAAAATTGATAATCATGTTAGTACTACAGTTGGGGAGTATGCCTTAGGCATATTGCATGATGAGGAATGGATAAATCCTCTGTGCTATTGAGCACTTTTGTATAGAATTAGGGGCCTTTGCTCCAAGTGTAAAGGTTAGTTGATGATTAATATATGGCTAATatcgtttcggaaaaaaaaaaaaatgcatcaaCGCGACTAGTGTATCTATTATTAATAGAGGAAAGATTTGACCATTTCTATACTATCTACGTAAATTATCAAGTCAAAGGATGGAAGCACTATCGTGTCGTGTCAACACACAtttaatattttctaaactttcATTTATATCCTTACTATTTAGagtatttaattattttctctcaaataaaaaattatggCTTCAAGGGTAGctttgttaattagttagttacaTACCcttctattttctatttttaaatAAGAACTTAAGTTATGTTAGTAATTATCCAATTGAAATCAAGTACCAAATAACCAACTACTGTAAAAAATTACCATATCATAAATATTCATGACATAAACTAATTTTCATAAATGCTAATTTCACAAATGACCAGTAAAACCTCTATAAATTAGTACTCGATGAATTAATAActtcaatttaaaaaaaattttttgatttcGACTTGCTTAACAagttaaattaataattttgataaaataataaaataataattttttgaaaatcctaTATAATCGTTTGATTCTATTcatatcataaattaataaaatgACTCTTACTGTCCTGTTTGGGACATTCTTTATTCATTTCACGACCCAACAGTTTATATTGGTATTTGCCGTTAGCCCCCTTAAGATGATAACAGCCTCTGCCAGTTACCTTCCCTCAATTGGGTCCCAAAAACACGTAAAAAGATGCTCATGCTGACTTGTACTTCTAGTAGGCATTCAGCCTATGGTGGGAAGTTCATCGGAAATGGGGCAGGAACGGTACAATCGTTCCTGAAGGTCAGGATGTGACTTTAGAAATTTATGTGGTTCAGATTACAgcatgtaactcgattttcatATCATATGTGGGACTTATAAAAATTTGTTCTAAAATTATTCCGTATATAAAAAAGGTTACGTGACATGCAAAAAATATTACGCGCTGTTAAAAAATGCATAGACCGCAACAAACTATTGCACCTGCCCCTTGTCCGAAGTTCATCCTACTTTCCACCGTAGAAGCAACCTTTGATTTGACATATCCACTGGAACACGGTAAAATTGTCATATTGATTTGATATATGGTAAAATTGTCAACTTTTCAGGGCATCAACTGGAACACGGTTGGCACCAGAACTAATTATTGGAGACAGATGCACACAAACTCTCTGTCCTTTTGTGAGAGCTTCTCTCTCTTCAATGAAGCACATTTCTCCTGTGTTCTAGGAGGCCACACACCAAACTgtccaaaattcaaaataaactACTATATCGGTAGAACCCACCAAGATCTGCATCTATGATCTCCAAATTTCATTCCCACATTCGTTCCTTGGCAGTAATTACTTACTAGGACAGAGTCCTGCACTTTGTTATGATCGGTTGACGAGAGAATTCGCAACTGCTACTCGAGAGTGTGCATTAGATAAACTCCATTCCATATTAACCTGCCAACCACATGGAGGGATAAGATGTATTAGACAAACCCTATGTCACAGACATATGTCTCAAGAGAGATTCGAATTCGGGATAATAGGAAGACATGACGCCAACTCTACCATTTCGGCCAACTCAAGGGACTTTGTTCTGATATGTGGACTTTTCCTTCCTCCGTAGAAAAAAGAAATCTCTTTAGGATTTGGTCTTGTTTTGTTCTTTTGATTAGATCTTTTAAAACTTTCGAGGGCACTAATTGCATTATTTCTTTACTTTGACGGTATTCTTGGAGGATAGTTAGTGGAGCAGTATACAAGAAATAGGGCAGGTTTATAGAATCAATTATGGAGTGGCTGCATTAGCATTAACAGAGAAATCTTTTCATCAAATGCAGGCATGTGTAATATATTCCTATGatttggaaaagaaaactaataaaacaactatATATAGGATCTAAGCAACTTTCTATTTATAAATTATCATCTGCATGAGATGTTTGGGACCTCACCTAAGAAGACTGTGGTAGGAGGTTAGTgggtatacagacccaactagaCCAAGGGAGTGCTATGGCACAACCCTTAGTTTTTTTCGCTGCAAGTGATGTTTGAACCCTCACCTACAGCCCAAGAAAGGACTTAAGCCCCTCCTGTGGCCACTAAGCCATTGGTCCAGTGGTTTAAAGGCTTGCACTTAAAAAGGTTGAATTTGTTAAAAAACTGTGTCTAAACAAGTCTAAATCTCTGACATATAAGCATCCAACAGGTTTTTTAAGATTCTATTGCACATAATATCAACCTAGTACACCTTTTAAGTAGTTTATCAAAGCACAAAAGTTTAGTAcattctcttcttttttcaaaatgcaGAAATCTTGAACACTTTGAGGCGATTAAtcaacacacaaaaaaaaaaaaatttattattgacAAATCCGTTGCATTACATGCAATGAACATAGCCCAAGTTActgaaaataacaataaaaatatgtTTCCAGGACAATGAGATTAGGTGGAAACATTATTAAAATAGGAGGTTGAAATAAGGTAGTGAAGAGCAGGAAATTCATCTAAACACAGAGATCATTGAGCAATGTATCAGCATGTTCTTGTATCGCTTTCCAGGCCAACTCAACATGCCTGTAGTCAGTTAGAGATGCCCCAACAGCGAACCTGATGGTATATACTCCTCCAATCATACCATGAGTCATGTAAACACGACCAGATGAATTGATGGATTCCAAAAGTTTGCGGTTGATCTCGTTCAAATCTTCCTCACTTGACATGATCTTTTGGTTTCCAGTTAATGCAAATGGAGAAAGCCTAAAACATACCACAGAAAAATTCCTAGGAATAACAACTTCGAAATTGTTATTCTTTGCTATCAGCCCTTCGAAATGTTTGGCCATTTTGACATGGTTTCTTATGAATTTTTGGAGGTTAACGATGCCATAACTTCTTAAGACAAGCCAAAGCTTCAAAGCTCTGAATCTGCGACTTAATGCTATCTGCCAATCTTTGTAGTCCACCACTCTATTAGAGTCAGTGGCCTGGTTCTTCAAGTAATCAGGCTTTGTCGACAAGGCTTTTATAAGGGCATTGGGATCCTGAACCCAAAGGCAGCAGCAATCCAGGGTGGTAAAGAACCATTTGTGTGCATTAAGACTGAAAGAATTTGCACCATCAATTCCATCAAGAAAATGTTGAAACTCTGGACATATACATGCACTGCCTGCATATGCAGCATCAACATGAACCCAAATCTCATGCTGCTTAGCAAGCCCACAGATCGATCGTAATGGATCCACAGCAGTTGCTACGGTTGTCCCAACTGTGGCACATAAGAAAAGTGGGACTAAACCAGCATCAATATCTGCATTGATTGCAGAATGCAATGAATCTGAAGAGAGCCCAAAATTGGTGGATTTTGTCGTTTGGATGACACGAAAATTGTTCGAATTTATCCCAGCAATTTGTGCAGCCTTTTGGACAGAAAAATGTGTTTGATCTGATGCATAAACAACCAGCTTTCCAATATTtgcttttccaatttttctaaGCATCTGATCCCTGGCGGCAGTAAGGGTGGCTACCATGGCCTCACATGTTGTACCTTGCAGTACACCTCCTCCACCACCACTAAACAAGAATGAACTCGGAAGGTTCAGCATTTTTCCAAACCAATCCATGACAACATTCTCCAACTCAGTTGCAGCCGGGGATGACATCCAGTTAAACCCAACGGTACCGAAGCCAGTGCTGAGAACTTCGCCAAGAAATCCAGGGATGCTCATTGAACAAGGGAAAAGAGCAAAATGAGTAGGACTTTGCCAATGTGTAATGCCTGGAAGAATATCTTTTTCAACATCATTAAGAATTGTTTCAATGGATTCAGGGTGATATGGAGCCGAATCTGCCAAACGGCTCTTAAGGTACCCTGGATCTACTTGGCTTCTTACGGgatatttttcaatattttgatAATAATCAGCAAGGAAATCTATGATCATGTGGCCTTGCCTTCTGAACTCCTCAATGTCTAGAGGACTATCAGGGTTTGAAATTTGGCTAATCAATTCACCATTACAAATACCCATTTGGGGAGGATGTGAATCAAAAACTATGCTAGAGTACTTGTTAAAATGGGATTGTGTGAGTTGGATACATTGTGTTTTGATATAAATTTATAGGAGTTTCCATTCAACTCATGGTTCTTGTTGTGGGCTGTGGCCGCGTCGCTGTCGCAATTGTTCCACATCCATCGCCTGTATATGGGTTGGATATCAAGTAATAAGCacattataatatataaaaaaattttaaaagtctgaaaaaattattaaaaataaaaaatagcatAAAAGgcataatttgaaaaaaaaattcatatcgACTCCGAATTGACTTGGATATTTTGTCCGATTTCATGCATCACGGATTCGAATCGACCAATATCGATCGAGTCAGAGCGAGTCACCACAGATATAGAATTATTCATGATTCAGGAATCAATATTGTACTGATCCCTCCGTTCTGATTATGACTCAACCGAGATGGCTAACTATGATTCAACTGAACAAGACTAACTACAGCTATATATTCGATAATACTCTGTAGTTATCTGATTAGTTACAAACTAACTAGCAATTGTCAGGAGATCATTTTGTGCTGCTTCGACGAGTCACACAAGGAAGTCTATCTTCTACcgaaaaatttccaattttgtgatgaattttaaaaaaattctacaaaagagGTGATTTTGATGAGACATTCCGTAGGAGGGTCTTCGCATTTGGGGAATACGAGCTCAGCTCTATTGAGCTCTACTTATTGAGCTCTCCAGTGCACCTCTCTGTTGCATCTGCTGCTACTGCAGCAACTATGCTGCCTTTATGGCTGGGGGTCCATAAACTAAAGAAGCGGTccttggtttctttttttttttttttctctcttttgtcGTGGCTGGGGGTCTTCTCCTCTTGTTAATAATATAATATGACTTTT
Encoded proteins:
- the LOC113782197 gene encoding uncharacterized protein LOC113782197 → MWKCINNALPVKEVIFSRSKKGDPICKACGEGEETVEHVLLNCSQAKQVWQIAPVQWGGAKDKQGCFKAWWTEITGAKSRQDGEEHLALTVNILWQVWKSRNEWEFNNKQRHALATIQKAQEEWMEFSEAYKQQEKASTAETDAYQMQRIESENAEVIKVKVAALSKLNSNKVGIGVTAMTEGDAIVAAWAINERSYNCTQLDEAEAIKIAMCKLAVRGWRKVKIQSCNKHLHQQISAGSASNIKLHTLVEDILSLKVLFQMCSFGNISKIDNHVSTTVGEYALGILHDEEWINPLCY
- the LOC113783334 gene encoding tyrosine/DOPA decarboxylase 1-like, which gives rise to MGICNGELISQISNPDSPLDIEEFRRQGHMIIDFLADYYQNIEKYPVRSQVDPGYLKSRLADSAPYHPESIETILNDVEKDILPGITHWQSPTHFALFPCSMSIPGFLGEVLSTGFGTVGFNWMSSPAATELENVVMDWFGKMLNLPSSFLFSGGGGGVLQGTTCEAMVATLTAARDQMLRKIGKANIGKLVVYASDQTHFSVQKAAQIAGINSNNFRVIQTTKSTNFGLSSDSLHSAINADIDAGLVPLFLCATVGTTVATAVDPLRSICGLAKQHEIWVHVDAAYAGSACICPEFQHFLDGIDGANSFSLNAHKWFFTTLDCCCLWVQDPNALIKALSTKPDYLKNQATDSNRVVDYKDWQIALSRRFRALKLWLVLRSYGIVNLQKFIRNHVKMAKHFEGLIAKNNNFEVVIPRNFSVVCFRLSPFALTGNQKIMSSEEDLNEINRKLLESINSSGRVYMTHGMIGGVYTIRFAVGASLTDYRHVELAWKAIQEHADTLLNDLCV